The Dasypus novemcinctus isolate mDasNov1 chromosome 13, mDasNov1.1.hap2, whole genome shotgun sequence genome segment CAACGTTCTGACCCATGATGTGCTTCCGATGTACTTCTGCATTGAATTCCTTGCTTTCTGAATCATAACCAGGGAATCGTTTGGTACTGTGAGGGATGGATAAGCCTCCATCCACAGCTCCCTTCAAAGCCCCAAAAACTTTATTTCCAGTGGTAGTTCTGGCAAGTCCTGCATCCAAATAGCAGGTGAAGGCACCAGGTTGACCATCAATACTTTCCACATTGTATTCATCTCCAGTTACTTCCACTTGGCCTTCATAGATCTTGTCCATGCCAAACCTGTTGAGAAGCCTGCGAGCCAGCAGCAGGCCAGTACAATATGCTGCAGCATAATTTGTCAGGCCAACCTTCACACCATACTTCGGGAGTTCGTGAGCATAAGCTGCACAGACTATCATATCCCCTTCTATACGGGCATAAGCAATCTGACAAATGATATCTCTGTTGGTTACACGAACTATCATCCTGTATTTGGGTGTGTTGTACTTATTTTTATCCTGGATTACCAGGCGTTTCCGAGCATAGTAATCAGTTTTACCCTCTCGTCGTCTTCTAAATTTCACCTGGTATCTCTTGAAATAGGCCTTATTCTTGACAACTTTAACAAACCCCATCCTGCGGATCAGAGAAGAGCGTCCGCGGCTCAGCACAGACCCAAAACCTAacttttaatatatgtatttgtaaCTTACTGCCACAGATAAGCACAGGCTCAAAAATAAATCTGAGGAAACGGActtagcccatgcgcagtgctgatgcgcgcaaggagtgccgtgccacgcaggggtgtcccccgcgtaggggagccccacgcacaaggagtgcgcccgtaaggagagccggccagcgcgaaagaaagtgcagcctgcccaggaatggctccgcacacacttcccgtgctgctgacgacaacagaagcagacaaagacacaagacgcagcaaatagacacagagaacagacaaccgggggtgggggtgggggggataaataaataaatcttaagaaaataaaaaataaaaataaataaataaatctgaggggagcagctgtggctcaaacaattgagctcctgccttacatgggaggtcccgggttcagttcccggtgacagctgaagacaagcaagacagcgagctggcgcaatgggtaggcatggtgagctgacacaacaagacgatgctttgttgtgtctctcaattgtttttcctctttgtgtctctggtTATCTACCCAGCATATATGCCAACACAAGCCACAGGAATTTAGCAGCAAACATACCTACCAATATTGCCATGGTGAGCTCCTCTCTAATATTTTCCAGAGCACCAATATCTGCCCATGTCACATTAGGGACGGTGACAAAGCCTTCCCTTTTTGCCGAGGGTTGGACTGAAGACAAGGCAACAATGAAATCATTCAATTCAATGCACAGTCCTTGCAGCTGCTCCTCTGAGAGGGGATCTTGGTCTCTTAGCAACCCCAGTAGTCTTTGTAATTCATCCTtaaaagaagcaagagagaaggagggaaaaaattgtaaaatacaaaatttgtTGACAAAATTACGTTTTGAACCTTAAGAATTTTTAAAGCTACAGTGAACTCCTATGTATTTTAATGgttttctccattttcatttGAGAATATGCAAAGGAAgctaaattttgatgaagttaaaACAGTTACTGGGCACAGAAGTGGCTTAAGTGGtggagcacctgccttccacaggaagtcccaggttaagttctggtgcttcctaaaaaaaacaaaaacaaacaacaagcaaaacaaaagaaaaaaccaacccagggagctgatgtgactcagcggctgagcactggcttcccacatatgaggtcccaggttcaatccccagccccagcacctaaaaatttttaaaaaggtactgaAGGATAAAAGTTGACTATGAAGGTAGTATAACTCATAATAACGTTCCCTGATGCTTTACCAACTAAGTAGAGAGCAGGCAAATTTCCTAGAGCAActgaatttgtttttcattttaaaaaattttattagtgaagttatagatttacagaaaaatcatgcagaaaatagagttctcatatacccgtGTATTAACACCTTATAGTCGAATCTTGACCTTCAAAGAAAGTTCTAGAATAGACTAAGAATTATTCATTTAAGGCAGATTTCTTCCTTTGTAAAGAACATGAAAGGATAGGCATATAAAACAAGAAACTCTGAGAATTTAcagtaaaataagtaaaaaagatTCAACACTGACATTAGAAAAATGAACACAAACCCTAATACCCATCAAGTCAAACAGAAATACTTAATTTAAAAGGTTCTGTAAAAATAGTAATGGAAAACTATGTATATTTGAAATTACTCATCTAAAATTATATGTACTATTATAAAAGGAATGGGTTTATTTGTTTAGTCTATTAttaacaatattattattattaacagaAATAAGTGGTTCCAAATGAGTAAGGGAGAAACAAATGGTTTGAAAACAAAAGTTCCTGCTCTGGATATAAGAGGTTGAgtatgtggaccattgaccatgaggtgcagcggtgctcagagatgtattcaccaaatgcaatgaatgtgtcatgatgatggaggagagtgttgctatggggggaggagcggggtgaagggggtgggggtatatggggacctcatattttctgaatgtaataaaataataataataaaaaaggttgTGTGGCCTCGGATAAGTCACCTCTTAAGCTTAATTTCTTCAACTAGAAAATGGGGAAAACAATGGTATTTACTTCAAAGGTTACAGGGATCACATTTTATAAAACACGGAACCTCTTATGCAaactatataaatgttatattgagTTTTCATGGGTCACAAAACCCAAAATCTAATACTGCTCTTGGACTCCCACACAcctaactgtcctccagagtCATCTGCAGCTAGAGAGAAGGATTATGGTTATGTCAGCAGATTAATCTACACCAAACAAAAGTTGACCAGGAAATACGTCCAATTCTCTAACAGGCCTTGGCAAAATTTTCAGCAAAAGGCCATACAGTAAATGTTTCAGGCTTTGTGGGCCACATGGTCTCTA includes the following:
- the LOC131273108 gene encoding large ribosomal subunit protein uL18, producing MGFVKVVKNKAYFKRYQVKFRRRREGKTDYYARKRLVIQDKNKYNTPKYRMIVRVTNRDIICQIAYARIEGDMIVCAAYAHELPKYGVKVGLTNYAAAYCTGLLLARRLLNRFGMDKIYEGQVEVTGDEYNVESIDGQPGAFTCYLDAGLARTTTGNKVFGALKGAVDGGLSIPHSTKRFPGYDSESKEFNAEVHRKHIMGQNVADYMRYLMEEDEDAYKKQFSQYIKNSITPDMMEEMYKKAHAAIRENPVYEEKPKKEVKKKRWNRPKMSLAQKKDRVAQKKASFLRAQERAAES